From Nicotiana tabacum cultivar K326 chromosome 20, ASM71507v2, whole genome shotgun sequence, one genomic window encodes:
- the LOC107809064 gene encoding uncharacterized protein LOC107809064 isoform X2, giving the protein MTRLKCILRGLDLKTYIFLFVLMPTSIFGIYVHGQKITYFLRPLWEKPPKPFHEMPHYYHENVSMENLCKLHGWGIREYPRRVFDAVLFSNEVEMLTIRWKELYPYITEFVLLESNSTFTGLPKPSYFANHRDQFDFVESRLTYGQIPGRFRKGENPFVEEAYQRLALDYLLKQAGIQDDDLLIMSDVDEIPSRHTINLLRWCDDIPAVLHLRLKNYLYSFEFLVDNNSWRASVHRYQSGKTRYAHFRQSDIILADAGWHCSFCFRLISEFIFKMKAYSHFDRVRFSHFLNPKRVQKVICEGADLFDMLPEEYTFREIIGKMGPILHSYSAVHLPAFLLENADRYKFLLPGNCMRESG; this is encoded by the coding sequence ATGACGAGATTAAAATGCATCCTTCGTGGCTTGGACCTGAAAACATATATCTTTCTTTTTGTGTTGATGCCAACTAGTATCTTTGGTATATATGTTCATGGACAGAAAATCACTTACTTCCTACGGCCTTTGTGGGAAAAGCCGCCAAAGCCTTTCCATGAAATGCCTCACTATTATCATGAGAATGTGTCAATGGAGAATCTCTGTAAACTTCATGGGTGGGGAATTCGTGAGTACCCTAGGCGTGTCTTTGATGCAGTGTTGTTTAGTAATGAGGTGGAGATGCTTACCATACGGTGGAAGGAGTTATACCCTTATATAACAGAGTTTGTTTTGCTTGAATCAAATTCAACATTCACCGGATTGCCAAAGCCTTCGTACTTTGCTAATCACAGAGATCAGTTTGACTTTGTGGAATCAAGACTGACATATGGACAAATCCCGGGGAGATTTAGGAAAGGAGAGAATCCTTTTGTTGAGGAAGCTTATCAGAGACTTGCATTGGATTATCTCCTCAAACAAGCTGGTATTCAGGATGATGATTTGCTGATAATGTCGGATGTTGATGAGATACCTAGTAGACATACCATCAATCTCTTGAGGTGGTGCGATGACATACCTGCAGTTCTTCATCTTCGGTTGAAGAACTATCTCTACTCTTTTGAATTCCTTGTCGATAACAATAGCTGGAGAGCTTCTGTACACAGATACCAATCTGGTAAGACGAGGTATGCTCATTTTCGACAGTCAGATATCATCTTGGCGGATGCAGGGTGGCATTGTAGCTTTTGTTTCCGCCTCATAAGTGAGTTTATATTCAAGATGAAAGCCTACAGCCATTTTGACAGGGTCagattttctcattttctgaATCCAAAGAGAGTGCAAAAGGTAATTTGCGAAGGGGCTGATTTATTTGATATGCTACCGGAGGAGTACACTTTCAGAGAGATCATAGGCAAAATGGGACCTATTCTGCACTCCTACTCAGCCGTTCACCTTCCAGCTTTTCTTTTGGAAAATGCAGATCGATATAAGTTTCTATTGCCCGGTAATTGCATGAGAGAAAGTGGCTGA
- the LOC107809064 gene encoding uncharacterized protein LOC107809064 isoform X1: MWGITRFWEKVYILSEGESGYCSKKKDDICYEDAGRALSMTRLKCILRGLDLKTYIFLFVLMPTSIFGIYVHGQKITYFLRPLWEKPPKPFHEMPHYYHENVSMENLCKLHGWGIREYPRRVFDAVLFSNEVEMLTIRWKELYPYITEFVLLESNSTFTGLPKPSYFANHRDQFDFVESRLTYGQIPGRFRKGENPFVEEAYQRLALDYLLKQAGIQDDDLLIMSDVDEIPSRHTINLLRWCDDIPAVLHLRLKNYLYSFEFLVDNNSWRASVHRYQSGKTRYAHFRQSDIILADAGWHCSFCFRLISEFIFKMKAYSHFDRVRFSHFLNPKRVQKVICEGADLFDMLPEEYTFREIIGKMGPILHSYSAVHLPAFLLENADRYKFLLPGNCMRESG; encoded by the exons ATGTGGGGTATCACTAGATTTTGGGAGAAAGTTTATATCTTGTCTGAAGGGGAATCTGGGTATTGTTCTAAGAAGAAGGATGATATTTGTTATGAG GACGCTGGTCGAGCCTTGAGCATGACGAGATTAAAATGCATCCTTCGTGGCTTGGACCTGAAAACATATATCTTTCTTTTTGTGTTGATGCCAACTAGTATCTTTGGTATATATGTTCATGGACAGAAAATCACTTACTTCCTACGGCCTTTGTGGGAAAAGCCGCCAAAGCCTTTCCATGAAATGCCTCACTATTATCATGAGAATGTGTCAATGGAGAATCTCTGTAAACTTCATGGGTGGGGAATTCGTGAGTACCCTAGGCGTGTCTTTGATGCAGTGTTGTTTAGTAATGAGGTGGAGATGCTTACCATACGGTGGAAGGAGTTATACCCTTATATAACAGAGTTTGTTTTGCTTGAATCAAATTCAACATTCACCGGATTGCCAAAGCCTTCGTACTTTGCTAATCACAGAGATCAGTTTGACTTTGTGGAATCAAGACTGACATATGGACAAATCCCGGGGAGATTTAGGAAAGGAGAGAATCCTTTTGTTGAGGAAGCTTATCAGAGACTTGCATTGGATTATCTCCTCAAACAAGCTGGTATTCAGGATGATGATTTGCTGATAATGTCGGATGTTGATGAGATACCTAGTAGACATACCATCAATCTCTTGAGGTGGTGCGATGACATACCTGCAGTTCTTCATCTTCGGTTGAAGAACTATCTCTACTCTTTTGAATTCCTTGTCGATAACAATAGCTGGAGAGCTTCTGTACACAGATACCAATCTGGTAAGACGAGGTATGCTCATTTTCGACAGTCAGATATCATCTTGGCGGATGCAGGGTGGCATTGTAGCTTTTGTTTCCGCCTCATAAGTGAGTTTATATTCAAGATGAAAGCCTACAGCCATTTTGACAGGGTCagattttctcattttctgaATCCAAAGAGAGTGCAAAAGGTAATTTGCGAAGGGGCTGATTTATTTGATATGCTACCGGAGGAGTACACTTTCAGAGAGATCATAGGCAAAATGGGACCTATTCTGCACTCCTACTCAGCCGTTCACCTTCCAGCTTTTCTTTTGGAAAATGCAGATCGATATAAGTTTCTATTGCCCGGTAATTGCATGAGAGAAAGTGGCTGA